In Desulfonatronum thiosulfatophilum, the following are encoded in one genomic region:
- a CDS encoding aspartate-semialdehyde dehydrogenase: MTRELRIGVVGATGAVGREILKILEQREFPATTVKALASSRSAGQELPFKGGHLVVEELDENSFNDLDLALFSAGGSTSEKFAPIAARSGCVVVDNSSAWRMDPEVPLVVPEVNPDDLSRHRGIIANPNCSTIQMVVVLKPLHDAGKIKRVVVSTYQAVSGTGQKAIKELESQVRQMFNMQEPEPEVYPHRIAFNCLPHIDVFLDNDYTKEEMKMVLETQKIMGDETIRLTATTVRVPVFYGHSESVNVETEKKITSAEARVILSQAPGVQVLDNPREKIYPMPIHAAGEDLTFVGRIREDESIPNGLNLWIVADNLRKGAALNAVQIAEVLLDRDLIRVDDAL; encoded by the coding sequence ATGACCAGGGAACTGCGAATCGGCGTTGTCGGAGCGACAGGAGCTGTCGGGCGGGAGATCCTCAAGATATTGGAGCAGCGTGAATTTCCGGCTACCACGGTCAAGGCCTTGGCCTCGTCACGATCCGCGGGGCAGGAACTGCCATTCAAGGGCGGGCATTTGGTGGTGGAGGAACTGGATGAAAACTCCTTCAATGACTTGGACTTGGCTCTGTTTTCGGCCGGTGGAAGCACTTCTGAAAAGTTCGCCCCCATCGCGGCCAGATCCGGGTGCGTGGTGGTGGACAACTCCAGCGCATGGCGCATGGATCCCGAGGTGCCTCTGGTTGTTCCGGAAGTGAATCCGGACGACCTTTCTCGACACAGGGGGATCATTGCCAACCCAAACTGTTCAACGATCCAGATGGTTGTCGTGTTGAAGCCGCTGCATGACGCGGGAAAGATCAAGCGTGTTGTGGTTTCCACATACCAAGCTGTTTCAGGGACCGGGCAAAAGGCCATCAAGGAACTGGAATCCCAGGTACGGCAGATGTTCAACATGCAGGAGCCCGAGCCCGAGGTCTACCCACACCGGATCGCCTTCAACTGCCTGCCCCATATCGACGTCTTCCTGGACAACGACTACACCAAGGAAGAAATGAAAATGGTTCTCGAGACCCAGAAGATCATGGGGGACGAGACTATCCGCCTGACGGCCACCACCGTTCGGGTCCCGGTTTTTTACGGGCACAGCGAGTCCGTGAATGTGGAAACCGAGAAGAAGATCACGTCCGCCGAAGCCCGGGTGATCCTGAGTCAGGCTCCTGGCGTCCAGGTTTTGGACAATCCCAGGGAAAAAATCTATCCCATGCCCATTCACGCCGCTGGCGAGGATCTGACCTTTGTGGGCCGGATCCGCGAAGACGAATCCATCCCCAATGGCTTGAATCTCTGGATCGTGGCGGACAACCTGCGCAAAGGCGCTGCCTTGAACGCTGTTCAGATCGCTGAGGTGCTTTTGGATCGTGATTTGATCCGAGTGGATGACGCCCTGTAA
- a CDS encoding ABC transporter ATP-binding protein, with the protein MRVKQNEGLFKRFLPYFSLLGAVRKQFAAAIFFGVIFGVASGFGLPFMADRVFPIIFGPEPPPLSVLIAVTAFIPAVFLLRSVSGFLNVYLIHYCGGKVLEALRVRVFIKLQTLPLAFYQKNKSGDLLARVINDTGQLQGVVTNVANDLIKQPLTFVGAVGAVVYLSLKQQDLLFILLTLLLVPVCILPIRIIGKKLLHRAHAFLAQTADLTTILNENLTATKEIRAFSLENREIRKFEHAARELFSRAMKVVKYSHILSPTIEVVAAFGVAGAVFYASSRGVGLDQILPLIFALYMSYEPVKKLGRIHNEIRKGEASLERLEYILSTEDSVPDPDVPESLPLEKVRGEIRFERVFFAYDQGIPVLQDINVTIAPGEVVALVGPSGAGKTTFANLIPRFFDVSAGKIRIDGHDLRNLRKEDLRRTMAIVPQDPVLFNDTVRYNIMAGDLDASPEAVEHAAERAFAHEFIRDLPHGYETVVGEKGMRLSGGQKQRLALARAFLRNAPILILDEATSALDATSEEMIQQALSGLIRNKTVLIIAHRFSTIRLASSIFLFECGQITHKGDHEKLYLTSAVYKRLYDQQYMGETPG; encoded by the coding sequence ATGCGAGTAAAGCAAAACGAAGGGTTGTTCAAACGCTTTCTGCCCTACTTTTCGCTCTTGGGGGCGGTCCGAAAGCAGTTTGCCGCGGCGATTTTTTTCGGGGTCATTTTCGGCGTAGCCAGTGGATTCGGGTTGCCGTTCATGGCTGACCGCGTCTTCCCGATCATTTTCGGACCGGAACCGCCCCCCCTGTCGGTGTTGATCGCCGTGACCGCATTCATTCCCGCGGTTTTTCTGCTTCGCAGCGTGAGCGGCTTCCTGAATGTCTATCTGATTCACTATTGCGGCGGCAAGGTTCTGGAAGCCCTGCGAGTGCGGGTGTTTATCAAGCTCCAGACTCTGCCCCTGGCATTCTATCAGAAGAATAAAAGCGGCGACCTGCTGGCCAGGGTGATCAACGACACCGGCCAGTTGCAGGGCGTCGTGACCAACGTGGCCAATGATCTGATCAAGCAGCCCCTGACCTTTGTCGGAGCAGTGGGCGCGGTTGTCTATCTATCGTTGAAGCAGCAGGATTTGTTGTTCATTTTACTGACCTTGCTGTTGGTGCCGGTCTGCATCCTGCCCATCCGGATCATCGGCAAGAAATTGTTGCACCGGGCGCACGCTTTCCTGGCGCAGACCGCCGACTTAACCACCATTCTCAACGAAAATCTTACGGCCACCAAGGAAATACGCGCTTTCAGCCTGGAAAATCGCGAGATCCGAAAGTTCGAGCACGCGGCCAGGGAACTGTTCAGCCGGGCCATGAAGGTGGTCAAGTATTCGCACATTCTCTCGCCGACCATTGAAGTCGTAGCGGCATTCGGCGTTGCCGGGGCCGTTTTTTATGCGTCCTCCAGGGGCGTCGGCCTGGATCAAATTCTGCCTTTGATCTTCGCGCTGTACATGTCCTACGAGCCGGTCAAAAAACTGGGCCGGATTCACAATGAAATCCGCAAGGGCGAGGCGTCGCTGGAGCGTCTGGAGTATATCTTGTCCACCGAAGACAGCGTGCCCGATCCTGATGTTCCGGAATCGCTGCCCCTGGAAAAGGTGCGAGGGGAGATCCGGTTCGAGCGGGTTTTTTTCGCCTATGATCAGGGCATTCCGGTGCTGCAAGACATCAATGTGACGATCGCTCCGGGCGAGGTGGTCGCGCTGGTAGGGCCGAGCGGGGCCGGAAAAACGACCTTTGCGAACCTGATTCCTCGTTTCTTCGATGTTTCCGCCGGAAAAATCCGGATCGACGGCCATGACCTACGCAACCTTCGCAAGGAGGATCTGCGCCGAACCATGGCCATCGTGCCCCAGGATCCCGTGCTGTTCAACGACACCGTCCGTTACAACATCATGGCGGGAGACCTGGACGCGTCTCCCGAAGCCGTGGAGCATGCGGCGGAGCGCGCTTTTGCCCATGAGTTCATCCGGGATCTGCCGCATGGATATGAGACCGTTGTCGGGGAGAAGGGCATGCGGCTCTCAGGGGGACAGAAACAGCGCCTGGCTCTGGCCAGGGCCTTCCTGCGCAACGCCCCGATTCTGATACTGGACGAGGCGACATCGGCTTTGGACGCCACCAGCGAAGAGATGATCCAGCAGGCCCTGTCCGGACTGATCCGGAACAAGACCGTGCTGATCATCGCCCATCGATTCAGCACCATCCGTCTGGCTTCCAGTATTTTTCTCTTTGAATGCGGGCAGATCACACACAAGGGCGATCATGAAAAATTGTATCTGACCTCCGCCGTCTACAAGCGGTTGTACGATCAACAATACATGGGGGAGACGCCGGGATGA
- a CDS encoding (deoxy)nucleoside triphosphate pyrophosphohydrolase, translated as MKQKQSIKVVAAVAWREGRYLAVQRPEGKPMAGFWEFPGGKVEPGETLEQALVRELREELAITPENFFPWREKKHQYPDFHVHLYFFWVTSFQGMPVPLENQDLAWILPGAANLPFLPGDLEIVAELATMPAPADCRDSSRFDVP; from the coding sequence ATGAAGCAAAAGCAATCCATAAAAGTTGTTGCCGCGGTGGCTTGGCGAGAGGGGCGGTATTTGGCTGTTCAGCGGCCCGAAGGCAAACCCATGGCAGGTTTCTGGGAATTCCCCGGTGGCAAGGTGGAGCCGGGAGAAACTCTGGAACAGGCGCTGGTGCGGGAGTTGCGTGAGGAACTAGCAATTACTCCCGAAAATTTTTTTCCCTGGCGTGAAAAAAAACACCAATACCCAGATTTTCATGTTCATCTATATTTTTTCTGGGTTACTTCCTTCCAGGGAATGCCTGTGCCACTAGAGAATCAAGACTTGGCCTGGATTCTGCCGGGCGCGGCCAATCTTCCTTTCTTGCCGGGCGATCTGGAGATCGTCGCCGAATTGGCAACCATGCCCGCACCTGCTGATTGCCGTGATTCGTCACGATTTGACGTCCCATAA
- a CDS encoding aminotransferase class IV, producing MQRLLQAPRPGIDEVLAFYDHRVGVVGTDPRLMLLPLDDHMVHRGDGVFETMKFVDGKLYQMEPHVERLTFSAQSIFLEPPCTWDELKTMIVDVSRAASAQQGMVRVLLGRGPGGFGIDARECPRASLYIVVYKLHPRPEEAYKKGVTASRCSMPAKNGLMAKIKSVNYLPNVLMKREAVESGCDYSLCFDDQGFLAEGAVENVCIVDDRGRVIVPELSNALTGTTLMRALDAVTGDMPVLFRKVTENDIYLAREVILLGTTIDALSVVRFNKKPIHDVRPGPVSKRMRQFLIQDLRDNGITLSS from the coding sequence ATGCAACGTCTGCTGCAGGCACCGCGTCCCGGTATTGATGAAGTTCTTGCATTTTACGATCACCGCGTGGGGGTTGTCGGCACCGACCCGCGGCTGATGCTTCTGCCGCTGGACGACCACATGGTCCACCGAGGGGACGGTGTTTTTGAAACCATGAAATTCGTGGACGGCAAGTTGTATCAGATGGAACCGCATGTGGAGCGGCTCACCTTCTCGGCACAGTCGATTTTTCTCGAACCGCCTTGTACCTGGGATGAACTGAAGACGATGATTGTGGATGTGTCCCGTGCGGCATCCGCCCAACAGGGCATGGTCCGGGTTCTGCTCGGTCGCGGCCCTGGAGGCTTCGGAATCGATGCCCGGGAATGTCCCCGGGCCAGCTTGTACATCGTGGTGTACAAACTGCATCCACGACCCGAGGAAGCCTATAAGAAGGGAGTCACGGCCTCCCGCTGTTCCATGCCCGCGAAGAACGGTCTGATGGCCAAGATCAAGAGCGTCAACTACCTGCCCAATGTGCTCATGAAACGTGAGGCGGTGGAGTCCGGCTGCGACTATTCGCTGTGCTTCGACGACCAGGGCTTTCTGGCCGAAGGCGCCGTGGAGAACGTTTGTATTGTCGACGATCGGGGGCGCGTAATCGTTCCCGAACTGAGCAATGCACTGACCGGCACGACCTTGATGCGCGCTCTGGATGCGGTAACGGGAGACATGCCCGTACTATTTCGCAAAGTTACCGAAAATGACATCTACCTGGCCCGCGAAGTCATCCTGCTGGGGACGACCATCGACGCCCTGAGCGTGGTTCGCTTTAATAAAAAGCCCATTCACGACGTTCGCCCCGGACCGGTAAGCAAACGGATGCGGCAGTTCTTGATCCAGGACCTGCGGGACAACGGCATAACCCTTTCGTCGTGA
- the metF gene encoding methylenetetrahydrofolate reductase [NAD(P)H]: MKIKDMLQQPDRSRISLEFFPPKDRALWPKFFETVERLRSLNPLFVSVTYGAGGSTQAATLDIVSTLKRDFDMEPMAHLTCVGACAEGLREFLDDLVRADVSNIMALRGDPPKGESTFTPSDDGFQHASDLVGFIAKNYQDFGVGVAGYPEGHPEAVGLEEDLRFLKAKLDLGGDFAVTQLFFDNKAYWDFMRKIRDVGIVKPIIPGIMPIFSLKFIQRITSMCGATLPEQFLKDLEQADARGGDAAVQEVGIRHAAQQIQDLLHNGAPGVHLYTMNRSDGCLRIMEQVEQ; this comes from the coding sequence GTGAAAATCAAGGATATGCTGCAGCAGCCTGATCGATCCAGGATTTCATTGGAGTTCTTTCCCCCCAAGGATCGGGCGCTGTGGCCGAAGTTTTTTGAAACAGTGGAGCGGCTACGATCCTTAAATCCGCTTTTCGTTTCAGTGACCTACGGTGCCGGCGGCAGCACCCAGGCTGCCACTCTGGACATTGTGTCCACCCTGAAACGGGATTTCGACATGGAGCCCATGGCCCACCTGACTTGCGTCGGTGCATGCGCTGAAGGCCTGCGTGAGTTTCTGGATGATCTGGTGCGCGCCGACGTTTCCAACATCATGGCCCTGCGCGGCGATCCTCCCAAGGGAGAGAGCACGTTCACCCCTTCTGACGATGGGTTTCAGCATGCATCAGATCTGGTTGGTTTCATTGCCAAAAATTATCAGGATTTTGGGGTCGGCGTGGCCGGTTATCCGGAAGGCCACCCGGAAGCCGTTGGGCTGGAGGAGGACCTCCGATTCCTGAAGGCAAAGCTGGACTTGGGGGGAGACTTTGCCGTGACCCAGCTTTTCTTTGACAACAAGGCATACTGGGATTTCATGCGGAAAATCCGCGACGTCGGGATCGTCAAACCCATCATTCCCGGCATCATGCCCATTTTCAGTCTCAAATTCATTCAGCGCATCACCTCCATGTGCGGCGCGACGCTGCCGGAGCAGTTCCTGAAGGATCTGGAACAAGCGGACGCGCGGGGCGGAGACGCCGCGGTGCAGGAAGTGGGCATCCGGCATGCCGCGCAACAGATCCAGGACCTGTTGCACAACGGAGCACCCGGAGTGCATCTTTACACCATGAACCGCTCGGACGGATGTTTGCGGATCATGGAGCAGGTTGAACAATAA
- a CDS encoding AMP-binding protein yields the protein MTTMPKKMKVEFDVNVSPRTVPEVLSRGAVLFADRPAVGDVGGDALTYSELYSKVQEHSETLAQLGVGHGDRVAIFCENRPDWAVAYFAASFLGAVAVPILTEFHPSAVHHILRHSGAKVLLASERCLGKLEGLNQQHLTVIVLDDYRILPPESLAGRVKGVIRSSFKDRENLQSLARHLTGESVPTEPGEDDLASIVYTSGTTGRAKGVMLTHRNVISDAWMTRELVDLGPRDRMLSILPLAHTIEFTLGFLFPMINGTQIRYLQGVPSPQALMDALGKVQPTFMLSVPLVIEKIFKRRIQPKLTGSAVGRMLYRFAPGRKVLHKAAGKKLLQAFGGCLRGFCIGGAPLAVETEAFLRDAGFPYAIGYGLTEASPLVTGTGPASVRRRSCGRMLSGVEVRIAVDQGAGQENQGVRQAGEEGVGEIQVRGPNVMQGYFQEPELTSEVFTADGWLKTGDLGVLDNDGYLFIRGRLKNMILGPSGENIYPEEIEIALNEQDFVLESLVFELDGKVAARVFLDYDRLDEVFAWRGMSQFDARKQLETLLEDIRTRTNAGLSSFSRITKVIEQTEPFEKTPTHKIKRYLYTSASPPF from the coding sequence ATGACCACCATGCCGAAAAAAATGAAAGTAGAATTTGACGTCAATGTTTCTCCACGAACCGTGCCCGAGGTGTTGTCCCGTGGTGCGGTCCTTTTTGCGGATCGTCCGGCTGTCGGAGATGTGGGGGGAGACGCGCTCACCTATTCCGAACTGTATTCAAAGGTCCAGGAGCATTCCGAAACCTTGGCGCAATTGGGCGTGGGGCATGGGGACCGTGTGGCGATTTTTTGTGAAAATCGTCCGGACTGGGCCGTGGCCTACTTCGCGGCAAGTTTTCTGGGCGCGGTTGCGGTGCCGATTCTGACGGAGTTTCACCCGTCCGCGGTGCATCACATCCTGCGGCACAGCGGGGCAAAGGTTCTTTTGGCTTCGGAGCGCTGTCTGGGCAAGCTGGAGGGATTGAACCAACAACACCTGACCGTGATCGTTCTTGATGATTACCGGATTTTGCCTCCGGAATCCCTGGCCGGACGAGTGAAAGGAGTCATCCGTTCCAGCTTCAAGGATCGGGAGAACCTGCAGTCCCTGGCCAGGCATCTGACCGGTGAATCCGTGCCCACGGAACCTGGAGAGGATGACCTGGCTTCCATCGTCTATACTTCGGGCACCACCGGTCGGGCCAAGGGAGTGATGCTCACCCATCGCAACGTGATATCCGATGCCTGGATGACCCGGGAGCTCGTCGACCTCGGCCCGCGGGACCGGATGCTTTCCATTCTGCCTCTGGCCCATACCATCGAGTTCACCCTGGGCTTTTTGTTCCCCATGATCAATGGCACCCAGATTCGCTATCTGCAGGGCGTGCCTTCGCCTCAGGCCCTGATGGACGCCCTGGGCAAGGTGCAACCGACCTTCATGCTCAGCGTGCCTCTGGTGATAGAAAAGATATTCAAGCGCCGCATCCAGCCAAAACTCACGGGAAGTGCCGTGGGCCGGATGTTGTACCGCTTTGCCCCGGGTCGAAAAGTTCTGCATAAGGCAGCCGGAAAGAAACTGCTCCAGGCCTTTGGCGGCTGTCTGCGAGGCTTCTGCATCGGCGGAGCGCCTCTGGCCGTGGAAACCGAGGCGTTCTTGCGTGATGCCGGTTTTCCCTACGCCATAGGATACGGACTGACCGAAGCCTCCCCCCTGGTGACCGGCACCGGTCCGGCCTCGGTCCGCCGGCGTTCCTGCGGTCGTATGTTGAGCGGCGTGGAAGTGCGCATTGCCGTTGATCAGGGAGCCGGGCAGGAGAACCAAGGCGTCCGGCAGGCCGGTGAAGAAGGCGTGGGCGAGATCCAGGTCCGGGGTCCCAACGTGATGCAAGGCTATTTCCAGGAGCCGGAACTGACGTCGGAGGTCTTCACCGCGGATGGATGGCTGAAAACAGGTGATCTGGGCGTGTTGGACAATGACGGCTATCTGTTCATCCGCGGACGGCTGAAGAATATGATCCTCGGTCCCAGCGGTGAGAACATCTACCCGGAAGAAATTGAAATCGCCCTGAATGAACAGGATTTTGTGCTGGAATCACTGGTCTTTGAACTTGACGGCAAGGTCGCGGCCCGGGTTTTCCTGGATTACGACCGGCTGGACGAGGTCTTCGCGTGGCGGGGCATGAGCCAATTCGACGCGCGCAAACAGCTGGAAACCCTGCTTGAGGACATCCGGACCCGAACCAATGCCGGTCTTTCATCCTTCTCCCGGATCACCAAGGTCATCGAACAAACCGAACCCTTCGAAAAAACCCCAACCCACAAAATCAAGCGCTACCTCTACACCAGCGCTTCTCCGCCGTTCTAA
- a CDS encoding 3-deoxy-D-manno-octulosonic acid transferase, with translation MLLFYRLLFLPALFLVLPFYIPRMLRRGGYGEHFAQRLGMVPVLAPKRHGERRIWAHAVSVGEILALAPLLELLRQDESVQIVLTTTTSTAHALAERKYGADVTHLGYFPLDFWPVSHRVWKRLQPDLCVLMESEIWPEHLHQARQRNVPVALINARMSERSFVRWQVLPRCLRKPFAMLDKVVAASEEDGRRYAGLGTPADRIVVSGNLKLDFTPRPLLQAHELDQLRRELGFWETRNAGQPLVLAGASTWPGEEEMLLRVATSLREHGQPCKLLLIPRHAERRNALREMLAWREGGVHFRTDGPATAAVNVAVADTTGEMVALLQIADVVFVGKSMDPHRGGQNPIEAAALGKTVLFGPNMQNFRAIAASMTAAGAGEVVRGEQELTDRVRTSFQDQAAREERGRAARRWHQSGKGAAQRTLTALDELTGR, from the coding sequence ATGCTGCTGTTTTACCGATTGCTGTTTCTGCCGGCCCTTTTTTTGGTTCTGCCGTTTTATATTCCCAGGATGTTGCGGCGCGGCGGCTACGGCGAACATTTTGCGCAGCGCCTGGGAATGGTTCCCGTGCTGGCACCCAAACGACACGGCGAGCGGCGTATCTGGGCCCATGCGGTCAGTGTCGGGGAGATACTTGCCTTGGCACCGCTGCTGGAATTGTTGCGCCAGGACGAATCCGTTCAGATCGTGCTCACCACAACTACCAGCACGGCCCATGCTCTGGCTGAGCGAAAATACGGCGCCGATGTGACCCATCTCGGATATTTTCCCCTTGATTTCTGGCCTGTCAGCCATCGCGTCTGGAAACGGCTGCAACCGGATCTCTGCGTCCTGATGGAGAGCGAAATCTGGCCGGAACATCTCCATCAGGCCCGGCAGCGAAACGTTCCCGTGGCCTTGATCAATGCCCGGATGTCTGAGCGTTCCTTTGTGCGCTGGCAAGTCCTGCCAAGGTGTCTCCGTAAGCCGTTTGCCATGCTGGACAAGGTCGTGGCCGCTTCGGAGGAGGATGGCCGACGCTATGCCGGACTTGGTACGCCTGCAGACAGAATCGTGGTCAGCGGCAATCTCAAGCTGGATTTCACTCCCCGACCGCTTTTACAAGCCCATGAGCTGGATCAATTGCGCCGTGAGCTGGGTTTTTGGGAAACGAGAAACGCGGGGCAGCCGCTTGTCCTGGCCGGTGCCTCCACATGGCCCGGGGAGGAGGAGATGCTGTTGCGGGTGGCGACATCGCTGCGCGAGCACGGGCAGCCGTGCAAACTGCTGCTGATTCCCCGGCACGCTGAGCGTCGCAACGCTCTACGGGAGATGCTTGCCTGGAGGGAAGGGGGTGTTCACTTTCGGACTGACGGTCCGGCAACAGCCGCCGTGAACGTGGCCGTGGCTGATACCACCGGGGAAATGGTCGCGCTGCTGCAGATTGCCGATGTGGTTTTTGTGGGTAAGAGCATGGATCCCCATCGGGGAGGGCAGAATCCTATCGAAGCCGCGGCTCTGGGAAAGACGGTGCTCTTCGGACCGAACATGCAGAATTTTAGGGCCATTGCAGCTTCCATGACAGCGGCCGGAGCAGGGGAGGTTGTACGTGGAGAGCAGGAGCTGACAGACCGGGTCCGTACTTCGTTCCAGGACCAGGCGGCGCGGGAGGAGCGGGGACGGGCAGCAAGGCGGTGGCATCAATCCGGCAAGGGCGCGGCGCAACGAACACTGACCGCACTCGATGAACTGACGGGGCGGTGA
- a CDS encoding glycosyltransferase family 9 protein: MKTPTFLIIKPSSLGDIVHALLVAQMIKRGFPESRIDWVCRDIFAPLIHACPFVDNVFLFERHGGIAAFLRLIRTIRRQRYDWILDMQGLARSGLITALSRAETSIGRSDAREGARFVYTMRAPLPPTGVQSHAVTILSEFLPLLGLPRDVVPRLAIHPDNVDFRKDLAMPSAPILLFPESRRVEKNWPCFSRLTRDLRESFQDVPVAWAGAEAMPSPSDASERNFRNLTGKTSLQELLKLLSEARLVIGNDSGPLHLAAALGVPTLALFGPTDPARYRPYPGDDRLNRILRAPEGDFHRLQPETVLEAIREILT; the protein is encoded by the coding sequence ATGAAAACTCCCACTTTTCTCATCATCAAGCCGTCATCCCTTGGAGATATTGTTCACGCCCTGCTCGTGGCCCAGATGATCAAACGTGGATTTCCCGAATCCCGAATCGACTGGGTCTGCCGGGACATTTTCGCCCCGTTGATCCACGCCTGTCCCTTTGTGGACAATGTATTCCTCTTTGAACGGCACGGGGGCATTGCCGCTTTCCTGAGACTGATCCGAACTATCCGGCGACAACGCTATGACTGGATTCTGGACATGCAGGGCTTGGCTCGCAGCGGACTGATCACCGCGCTGAGCAGAGCCGAAACCTCCATCGGCCGATCCGACGCCCGGGAAGGCGCCCGGTTCGTCTACACCATGCGTGCTCCCCTTCCGCCCACGGGCGTTCAATCCCATGCCGTGACCATTCTTAGTGAGTTCCTGCCCCTGCTTGGCCTGCCCAGAGATGTCGTCCCCCGTCTCGCCATCCACCCTGACAACGTGGACTTCCGTAAAGACTTGGCAATGCCTTCCGCTCCGATACTTTTGTTTCCCGAAAGCCGCCGCGTGGAAAAGAACTGGCCTTGTTTTTCCAGACTGACACGCGATCTGCGGGAAAGCTTTCAGGACGTCCCGGTGGCCTGGGCCGGCGCCGAGGCCATGCCTTCCCCTTCGGATGCTTCTGAAAGAAATTTCCGCAACCTGACCGGCAAGACATCGCTCCAGGAACTGCTCAAACTTCTTTCTGAAGCCCGCCTTGTGATCGGCAACGACAGCGGGCCCTTGCATCTTGCCGCGGCCTTGGGCGTGCCCACCCTGGCCCTCTTCGGCCCCACGGACCCGGCCCGCTATCGCCCCTACCCCGGCGACGACCGGCTAAACCGCATCCTGCGTGCCCCCGAGGGCGACTTTCACCGCCTTCAGCCGGAAACGGTCCTGGAAGCCATACGGGAAATTCTCACGTAG
- a CDS encoding type II secretion system F family protein produces MPIFIYKGKNRQGRRIKGDFDSPTLEMAENALRRKGFTQLTVKPKPKDILEGTFLEGRVTDRDMVIFSRQFSTMINAGVPILQSLQIMCEQTENKLLRRVLYNVRNDIEGGSSLFDAMRKHPKIFNDLYANMVNAGEAGGVLDIILLRLADYLEKAAKLKARVKSAMVYPAVVVTVAVAVIAIILIFVIPTFETMFADFGAALPMPTQIVINLSRFTQDNLMYMVGGAVAFAIIAKRLYRIERVQIMVDYWVLTLPVFGPLLRKVAVARFGRTLSTMVSSGVPILGALDIVAKTSGNKTVERGVLDAKKSISEGQNLADPLEATGVFPPMVIQMISIGETTGNLDHMLAKVADFYDNEVDIAVETLTSLLEPMMIVFLGVVVGGLVVSMYLPIFQIGETIM; encoded by the coding sequence ATGCCCATATTCATATACAAAGGCAAAAACAGGCAAGGTCGCCGGATCAAAGGCGATTTTGATTCTCCTACCCTGGAAATGGCCGAAAATGCTCTGCGGCGCAAAGGGTTTACCCAGCTTACGGTCAAGCCCAAGCCTAAGGACATCCTTGAAGGCACCTTTCTCGAAGGCAGGGTCACGGACCGGGACATGGTTATTTTCAGTCGCCAGTTCTCGACCATGATCAATGCCGGCGTACCGATCCTGCAGTCCTTGCAGATCATGTGCGAACAGACTGAAAACAAGCTCTTGCGTCGGGTTCTGTACAACGTCCGCAATGATATTGAAGGCGGCAGCTCCCTTTTCGACGCCATGCGCAAGCATCCCAAGATATTTAACGACCTGTACGCGAACATGGTCAACGCGGGCGAGGCCGGAGGCGTGCTGGACATTATCCTGCTTCGGTTGGCCGACTACCTGGAAAAGGCAGCGAAGCTCAAGGCCCGGGTCAAGTCAGCCATGGTCTATCCGGCCGTGGTCGTCACCGTGGCTGTAGCTGTCATCGCCATCATTCTCATTTTCGTTATCCCGACATTTGAGACCATGTTCGCGGATTTTGGCGCTGCACTGCCCATGCCGACCCAGATCGTCATCAATTTGAGCCGCTTCACCCAGGACAATCTTATGTACATGGTCGGCGGGGCCGTGGCGTTTGCAATCATTGCCAAGCGCCTGTACCGGATCGAACGGGTGCAGATCATGGTGGATTACTGGGTGCTGACCCTGCCGGTTTTCGGCCCACTTTTGCGCAAAGTCGCCGTGGCCAGATTCGGGCGCACCCTGAGCACCATGGTATCCAGCGGCGTGCCCATTCTGGGCGCTCTGGACATCGTGGCCAAGACATCCGGCAACAAGACCGTGGAACGCGGTGTACTCGACGCCAAAAAGAGCATTTCCGAGGGGCAGAATCTGGCCGACCCCCTGGAAGCGACCGGTGTCTTCCCGCCCATGGTGATCCAGATGATTTCCATCGGCGAAACCACCGGAAACCTGGATCACATGCTTGCCAAGGTCGCCGACTTCTATGACAACGAAGTGGATATAGCCGTGGAGACGCTGACCTCGCTTTTGGAACCCATGATGATCGTCTTTCTCGGGGTTGTGGTCGGCGGTCTGGTGGTCAGCATGTACTTGCCCATCTTCCAAATCGGCGAGACGATCATGTAG